In Symphalangus syndactylus isolate Jambi chromosome 14, NHGRI_mSymSyn1-v2.1_pri, whole genome shotgun sequence, one DNA window encodes the following:
- the LOC129461851 gene encoding putative caspase-16, which translates to MAHGGPRGQLLGADGQEVQPEALMQELSRCQVLRGRPKIFLLQACRGGNRDAGVGPTALPWYWSWLRTSPSVPSHADVLQICAEAQGSSCRGAPPGSSDQADILTVYSAAEGYVAYRDDKGSDFIQTLVEVLRANPGRDLLELLTEVNRRVCEQDVLGPDCDELRKACLEIRSSLRRRLCLQA; encoded by the exons ATGGCCCATGGGGGACCACGAGGTCAGCTGCTGGGGGCTGATGGGCAAGAGGTGCAGCCCGAGGCGCTGATGCAGGAGCTGAGCCGCTGCCAGGTGCTGCGGGGCCGCCCCAAGATCTTCCTGCTGCAGGCCTGCCGTGGGG GAAACAGGGATGCTGGTGTGGGGCCCACAGCTCTCCCCTGGTACTGGAGCTGGCTGCGGACATCTCCATCTGTCCCCTCCCATGCAGATGTCCTGCAGATCTGCGCTGAGGCCCAGG GCAGCTCCTGCAGGGGCGCCCCTCCAGGGAGCTCTGACCAAGCAGACATCCTGACAGTCTACTCAGCCGCAGAAG GCTATGTGGCCTATCGCGATGACAAGGGCTCAGACTTTATCCAGACACTGGTCGAGGTCCTCAGAGCCAACCCCGGGAGAGACCTTCTGGAGCTGCTGACTGAG GTCAATAGGCGGGTGTGTGAGCAGGACGTGCTGGGGCCCGACTGCGATGAACTCCGCAAGGCCTGCCTGGAGATCCGCAGCTCGCTCCGGCGCCGGCTCTGCCTCCAGGCCTGA
- the LOC129463048 gene encoding uncharacterized protein, translating to MAFLVAGTLRLAMQMADTRDSLGRKVAGGTTWPSCSCLPAEPQPSPALALPPQGKYDVQGPRAALMLSSPGVVAAAVTALEDVFQALGFESCERREVPVQGFLKELAWFQKQLDAHGRPVGCALVALVAPRGQLRQPQQLVRELSGCRALRGCPKVFLLLSSGPGSSLEPGAFLAGLRELCGHSPCWSLVQLLTELFRRVAEESTGGTCCPVLRSSLRGALCLGGVEPWRPEPAPGPSTQYDLSKPRAALLLAVIQGRPGAQHDVEALGGLCRALGFETTVRTDPTAQVRGCRELPLVL from the exons ATGGCCTTCCTGGTGGCTGGGACCCTGCGGCTGGCCATGCAGATGGCAGACACTCGAGACAGCCTGGGGAGAAAGGTAGCAGGAGGCACCACCTGGCCCAGCtgctcctgcctcccagctgagccccagcccagcccagctctggCCTTGCCTCCCCAGGGGAAGTATGACGTCCAGGGTCCAAGGGCAGCCCTGATGCTCAGCAGCCCTGGGGTGGTGGCCGCTGCAGTTACTGCCCTGGAGGACGTGTTCCAGGCCCTGGGCTTTGAGAGCTGCGAGAGGAGGGAGGTCCCGGTCCAG GGCTTCCTCAAGGAGCTGGCTTGGTTCCAGAAGCAGCTGGATGCCCACGGGCGCCCTGTGGGGTGTGCCTTAGTGGCCTTGGTGGCCCCCAGAGGGCAGCTGAGGCAGCCACAGCAGCTGGTCCGGGAGCTGAGCGGCTGCCGGGCCCTGCGGGGCTGCCCCAAAGTCTTCCTGCTGCTCTCGAGTGGCCCTGGGT CCTCCCTGGAGCCTGGAGCCTTCCTTGCTGGCCTGAGAGAGCTGTGTGGCCACTCTCCTTGCTGGTCCCTGGTGCAGCTGCTGACGGAG CTCTTCCGCAGGGTGGCTGAAGAGTCCACAGGGGGCACCTGCTGCCCCGTCCTTCGGAGCTCCTTGCGGGGGGCACTGTGCCTGGGAGGTGTGGAGCCCTGGAGGCCTGAG CCGGCCCCCGGTCCCAGCACACAGTATGACCTGTCCAAGCCCAGGGCTGCCCTCCTCCTGGCTGTGATCCAAGGCCGGCCTGGGGCCCAGCATGACGTGGAGGCGCTGGGGGGCCTGTGCCGGGCCCTGGGCTTTGAGACCACCGTGAGAACGGACCCTACAGCCCAGGTGAGGGGATGCCGAGAACTTCCGCTGGTGCTCTGA